Proteins encoded together in one Acanthochromis polyacanthus isolate Apoly-LR-REF ecotype Palm Island chromosome 12, KAUST_Apoly_ChrSc, whole genome shotgun sequence window:
- the cicb gene encoding protein capicua homolog isoform X3 produces MRQIYVPRLLLMRSKHGQTQVGRRSCIVWTNVEPRSVPVFPWHSLVPFLAPTQSDASSQPGEGQHPVNHPQAASLKTECQGVAALLQEPAEAPPTIERGPPLRPPPCSDEPPPEKEKGDAERERPDSETESDVDDPFLPGVVPEQPLSTSPVKRRTQSLSALPKDGDKSSPGKREKDHIRRPMNAFMIFSKRHRALVHQRHPNQDNRTVSKILGEWWYALGPKEKQKYHDLAFQVKEAHFKAHPDWKWCNKDRKKSSSEGRGVPGGKDIRERSMSESTEPHSVELKGVGPGLVGVSERNAGEGHVGQLTRPRAFSQSAMHNLERSDRGNTQALAELAQMCGDGGSQFSSHAPPLSQSQRGVSEDMTSDEERMVICEEEGDDDVIEDPYPSSSIDLKCKERVTDSDSDNGSGDESDRKRVFAPVICSSASSSSSHHTSHGRSVSLSSYPSSKRYDEGRSGGGGFLDHKRKERGEGKDTFGGDGGGSAQAPSLSLSSGQSAMSTSSTEGPRSSSVGSLGANPHLNIGAVRVASTVVTNVMRPVISTPLPIASKPRDGGTSSSPHPPERKSLTPQQQPQLLIGSGSASGTAATGGGYYSSSSPNPVSAGVSPGGVVTNLVLGGTLSAQPAVQLITPSPQPQHSQQQALSSTAVSAPHSQTNGPLPLNLLQPQFLPASSLAPPGGKAITQVQYILPTLPAATNPKSPPQQLSQPTSIFNLPAAPPTHVSLANGKQQGTSSLTGYTSSPAVGVVSPGTRVQTQSPVLQGKMLVPMATVRTAPAPAQQFPIVAPPLPVQNGAQSGNKIIQIAPMPVVQSQLPAGGAVHPSSPFPVTMGTAAVVAPGSAPSQAVLLPPAPTRITYVQSTPGVPSTLPLVSTTTGSSSTQQALPVPGSAYVPSSLATLGFTAIAPPGQTLVQPLITGQPPLLATAQSPQPSTTAPVSGSGGQIVTAIYPPSPSVTMATGVVSMAAVPPSVVYSVSSASTASPHILPKHTATPTTITHLHPQPHPDRQPDRHLPLDRPADRHTDRPSERQAEPMTHSDRQLERQPQTSSSSSSTAPPSGSAVSLRPCSPSLQIQTPGSTSKLTQPPVRIPQKVKATVATIPVGSYEGGSRGKERERDKDREREREREREKERERETGANSHFSFDPDVTRQIGSPSTHPTEEPASSDRPLEASSATDSSDTRNWESTIATEAGWKESHPSSPLPPPSATEPTLPPPQTDKDIPTPKKVKARPPPLKKTFDSVDKTGRVLSEVYFEERFAELPEFRPEEVLPSPTLQSLATSPRAILGSYRRKRKNSTDLDSATDDQVSPKRKSRRRSSCSSEPNTPKSAAKCEGDIFTFERAATDGEDILAELEFDKVPYSSLRRTLDQRRALVMQLFQEQGFFPSAQATAAFQTRYSDIFPTKVCLQLKIREVRQKIMQTATPSDAPGLGASDSLPGPSGSQAGEGSGRGGGDLQDEEVEQGTEANPEDPRDSQDSSR; encoded by the exons ATGCGCCAGATTTACGTACCACGACTTCTGCTTATGCGTAGTAAACATGGACAAACCCAAGTTGGTCGGCGGTCATGTATAG TGTGGACCAATGTGGAGCCCAGGTCTGTTCCAGTCTTCCCTTGGCATTCATTGGTTCCATTTCTAGCCCCTACCCAATCGGATGCTTCTTCTCAGCCAGGAGAGGGCCAGCACCCAGTCAACCACCCCCAAGCAGCCAGTCTGAAGACAG AGTGTCAGGGGGTGGCAGCACTGTTGCAGGAGCCTGCAGAAGCACCTCCCACCATAGAGAGAGGCCCCCCATTGCGGCCCCCCCCATGCTCTGATGAGCCGCCTCCAGAGAAGGAGAAAGGAGATGCAGAAAGGGAGAGGCCTGACAGTGAAACAGAGAGTGACGTGGATGACCC CTTCCTCCCAGGAGTTGTACCAGAGCAGCCCCTCTCTACATCGCCAGTAAAGAGACGTACTCAGTCCCTCAGTGCACTGCCCAAAGATGGAGACAAGAGCAGTCCAGGAAAG AGGGAGAAGGACCACATCCGGCGACCAATGAATGCATTTATGATTTTCAGTAAGCGCCATCGAGCATTGGTGCACCAGCGGCATCCAAACCAGGACAACAGGACAGTCAGCAAGATTCTTGGGGAGTGGTGGTATGCTCTGGGACccaaagagaaacagaagtaCCATGACTTGGCCTTCCAG GTAAAAGAAGCCCACTTCAAGGCCCACCCAGACTGGAAGTGGTGcaacaaagacaggaagaagTCCAGCTCTGAAGGTCGTGGGGTCCCGGGAGGCAAAGACATCAGAGAGAGGAGCATGTCTGAATCCACAG AACCTCATTCTGTGGAGCTGAAGGGTGTCGGTCCAGGTCTGGTGGGGGTGTCTGAAAGGAACGCTGGAGAGGGTCATGTAGGCCAGCTAACCCGTCCCAGAGCATTCTCTCAAAGTGCCATGCACAACCTGGAACGGAGTGACAGGGGTAATACACAAGCCCTGGCAGAACTGGCACAG atgtGTGGGGATGGTGGCAGTCAGTTTTCGAGCCATGCGCCTccactgtcacagtcacagcgTGGAGTCAGCGAGGACATGACCAGTGATGAGGAGCGCATGGTCATCTgtgaggaggagggagatgaTGATGTCATTG agGACCCTTATCCTAGCAGTTCGATAGACCTCAAGTGTAAGGAGCGGGTGACTGACAGCGACAGCGACAACGGGTCAGGCGATGAAAGTGACCGAAAG AGAGTTTTTGCTCCGGTCATCTGCTCCTCTGCATCATCCTCTTCCTCACACCATACTTCTCATGGGAGGAGTGTCTCATTATCCTCTTACCCCAGCAGCAAGCGTTACGATGAGGGGAGATCAGGAGGGGGAGGGTTTTTAGACCACAAGAGAAAGGAAAGAGGAGAGGGTAAGGACACATTTGGgggtgatggaggtggaagtgCTCAAGCCCCTTCTCTCTCGCTGTCTTCTGGCCAGTCTGCCATGTCCACTTCTTCTACTGAAGGACCTCGGTCTTCATCAGTAGGTTCGCTTGGTGCAAACCCACACCTGAACATTGGTGCTGTGAGAGTGGCCTCCACAGTGGTGACCAATGTAATGCGTCCCGTTATCAGCACACCACTCCCCATCGCGAGCAAACCCAGAGATGGAGGTACTTCATCCAGCCCACATCCGCCTGAGAGGAAGTCCCTGACTCCCCAGCAGCAGCCACAACTTCTGATTGGCTCAGGCTCAGCAAGTGGGACTGCAGCCACCGGGGGTGGGTACTACTCTTCATCTTCGCCTAATCCTGTGAGTGCAGGTGTGAGCCCGGGTGGGGTAGTGACTAATTTGGTGTTAGGAGGGACCTTGTCTGCCCAACCTGCAGTACAACTCATCACTCCATCCCCTCAGCCTCAGCATTCCCAGCAGCAAGCCCTCTCCTCTACAGCTGTTTCAGCCCCACATAGCCAAACCAACGGGCCCCTACCTCTGAATCTGCTTCAGCCCCAGTTCCTTCCTGCTTCCTCCCTAGCTCCACCTGGGGGTAAGGCCATCACACAAGTTCAGTACATTCTGCCCACCTTACCTGCCGCCACCAACCCCAAGAGCCCACCTCAGCAGCTCAGCCAGCCAACCAGTATCTTCAACCTGCCCGCAGCTCCACCAACACACGTGTCCTTGGCCAATGGAAAACAGCAGGGTACAAGTTCACTGACAGGATATACGTCCAGCCCAGCAGTGGGAGTGGTCAGCCCGGGAACTAGAG tgcaAACACAGTCTCCAGTGCTCCAGGGTAAAATGCTTGTTCCCATGGCAACAGTACGGACTGCGCCAGCCCCTGCCCAGCAGTTTCCTATTGTGGCTCCACCTCTTCCTGTCCAGAATGGTGCTCAGTCTGGAAACAAG ATTATCCAGATAGCTCCCATGCCTGTGGTCCAGTCTCAACTGCCTGCGGGTGGAGCAGTGCATCCTTCCAGCCCCTTCCCTGTAACAATGGGCACAGCTGCTGTGGTGGCACCAGGATCAGCCCCCTCCCAGGCTGTACTACTGCCACCAGCACCTACTAG GATTACCTATGTCCAGTCCACTCCAGGGGTCCCATCCACTCTGCCTCTGGTTTCCACAACAACAGGCTCTTCCTCCACCCAGCAAGCTCTGCCAGTGCCTGGATCTGCATATGTTCCATCGTCCCTAGCAACACTTGGGTTCACAGCTATTGCACCACCTGGACAGACACTTGTTCAGCCACTTATTACAG GTCAGCCACCGCTCCTAGCCACAGCTCAGTCTCCACAGCCCTCCACCACAGCCCCTGTTTCAGGCTCTGGGGGCCAGATAGTCACAGCCATCTACCCTCCTTCCCCCAgcgtcaccatggcaacaggggTGGTCTCCATGGCAGCAGTACCCCCCAGTGTGGTCTACTCGGTCTCGAGCGCTTCGACCGCTTCCCCTCACATCCTGCCTAAACACACAGCAACCCCCACCACCATCACGCACCTACATCCACAGCCCCATccagacagacagccagacagGCACCTGCCTCTGGACAGACCTGCAGACCGACACACTGACAGGCCGTCTGAGAGGCAGGCAGAACCGATGACACATTCGGACAGACAGCTTGAGAGACAGCCTCAAACCTCCAGCAGTAGCAGCTCAACGGCACCTCCCAGTGGCTCAGCCGTGTCCTTAAGGCCCTGCAGTCCTTCACTTCAGATCCAAACACCTG gcagTACATCCAAGCTAACCCAACCTCCAGTCAGGATCCCTCAGAAAGTGAAGGCAACAGTAGCAACCATTCCCGTGGGCAGCTATGAGGGAGGAAGCCgagggaaagaaagagagcgggacaaagacagagagcgagagagggagagagagcgggAAAaggagcgagagagggagacTGGGGCCAACAGTCATTTCTCTTTTGATCCTGATGTGACACGGCAGATAGGGTCTCCATCAACGCATCCCACTGAGGAGCCTGCATCTTCTGACAGACCCCTGGAGGCCTCCAGTGCTACAGACTCCTCTGACACAAGAAACTGGGAAAGCACAATTGCCACAGAG GCTGGGTGGAAGGAGTCCCACCCATCATCTCCTCTCCCCCCTCCATCAGCCACAGAACCCACCCTGCCCCCTCCACAGACCGACAAAGATATTCCGACACCCAAAAAGGTCAAAGCTCGCCCACCACCACTCAAGAAGACCTTTGACTCTGTGGACAA gactgGCAGGGTGCTGTCAGAGGTATATTTTGAGGAGCGCTTTGCCGAGCTGCCAGAGTTTCGGCCAGAGGAGGTTTTGCCTTCACCCACCCTGCAGAGTCTGGCCACCTCCCCCCGCGCCATTCTGGGCAGCTATCGCCGCAAGAGGAAGAACTCAACAG ACTTGGATTCAGCCACTGACGATCAAGTCTCTCCTAAGAGGAAGAGTCGGCGGcgctccagctgcagctctgagccCAACACGCCTAAAAGTGCTGCCAAGTGTGAGGGAGACATCTTCACCTTTGAGAGAGCAG CCACAGATGGAGAAGACATTCTGGCAGAACTGGAGTTTGATAAAGTGCCGTATTCCTCCCTGCGACGAACTCTAGACCAGAGGAGAGCACTTGTCATGCAGCTGTTCCAGGAGCAGGGTTTCTTTCCATCAG CTCAGGCCACTGCAGCCTTCCAGACGAGATACTCCGATATATTTCCTACCAAAGTGTGTCTGCAGCTGAAGATCAGGGAGGTGCGACAGAAGATCATGCAGACAGCTACTCCCTCAGACGCCCCTGGTTTAGGCGCCTCCGACTCCCTCCCTGGACCTTCTGGCTCCCAGGCAGGGGAAGGATCTgggagaggaggtggagacCTGCAGGATGAAGAAGTGGAACAAGGGACAGAAGCGAACCCAGAGGATCCTCGGGATTCACAGGACTCTTCCAGATGA
- the cicb gene encoding protein capicua homolog isoform X4, with protein sequence MFSSENPQYLRQGLSMFVWTNVEPRSVPVFPWHSLVPFLAPTQSDASSQPGEGQHPVNHPQAASLKTECQGVAALLQEPAEAPPTIERGPPLRPPPCSDEPPPEKEKGDAERERPDSETESDVDDPFLPGVVPEQPLSTSPVKRRTQSLSALPKDGDKSSPGKREKDHIRRPMNAFMIFSKRHRALVHQRHPNQDNRTVSKILGEWWYALGPKEKQKYHDLAFQVKEAHFKAHPDWKWCNKDRKKSSSEGRGVPGGKDIRERSMSESTEPHSVELKGVGPGLVGVSERNAGEGHVGQLTRPRAFSQSAMHNLERSDRGNTQALAELAQMCGDGGSQFSSHAPPLSQSQRGVSEDMTSDEERMVICEEEGDDDVIEDPYPSSSIDLKCKERVTDSDSDNGSGDESDRKRVFAPVICSSASSSSSHHTSHGRSVSLSSYPSSKRYDEGRSGGGGFLDHKRKERGEGKDTFGGDGGGSAQAPSLSLSSGQSAMSTSSTEGPRSSSVGSLGANPHLNIGAVRVASTVVTNVMRPVISTPLPIASKPRDGGTSSSPHPPERKSLTPQQQPQLLIGSGSASGTAATGGGYYSSSSPNPVSAGVSPGGVVTNLVLGGTLSAQPAVQLITPSPQPQHSQQQALSSTAVSAPHSQTNGPLPLNLLQPQFLPASSLAPPGGKAITQVQYILPTLPAATNPKSPPQQLSQPTSIFNLPAAPPTHVSLANGKQQGTSSLTGYTSSPAVGVVSPGTRVQTQSPVLQGKMLVPMATVRTAPAPAQQFPIVAPPLPVQNGAQSGNKIIQIAPMPVVQSQLPAGGAVHPSSPFPVTMGTAAVVAPGSAPSQAVLLPPAPTRITYVQSTPGVPSTLPLVSTTTGSSSTQQALPVPGSAYVPSSLATLGFTAIAPPGQTLVQPLITGQPPLLATAQSPQPSTTAPVSGSGGQIVTAIYPPSPSVTMATGVVSMAAVPPSVVYSVSSASTASPHILPKHTATPTTITHLHPQPHPDRQPDRHLPLDRPADRHTDRPSERQAEPMTHSDRQLERQPQTSSSSSSTAPPSGSAVSLRPCSPSLQIQTPGSTSKLTQPPVRIPQKVKATVATIPVGSYEGGSRGKERERDKDREREREREREKERERETGANSHFSFDPDVTRQIGSPSTHPTEEPASSDRPLEASSATDSSDTRNWESTIATEAGWKESHPSSPLPPPSATEPTLPPPQTDKDIPTPKKVKARPPPLKKTFDSVDKTGRVLSEVYFEERFAELPEFRPEEVLPSPTLQSLATSPRAILGSYRRKRKNSTDLDSATDDQVSPKRKSRRRSSCSSEPNTPKSAAKCEGDIFTFERAATDGEDILAELEFDKVPYSSLRRTLDQRRALVMQLFQEQGFFPSAQATAAFQTRYSDIFPTKVCLQLKIREVRQKIMQTATPSDAPGLGASDSLPGPSGSQAGEGSGRGGGDLQDEEVEQGTEANPEDPRDSQDSSR encoded by the exons ATGTTCTCATCAGAGAATCCTCAGTATCTTCGCCAAGGATTAAGCATGTTTG TGTGGACCAATGTGGAGCCCAGGTCTGTTCCAGTCTTCCCTTGGCATTCATTGGTTCCATTTCTAGCCCCTACCCAATCGGATGCTTCTTCTCAGCCAGGAGAGGGCCAGCACCCAGTCAACCACCCCCAAGCAGCCAGTCTGAAGACAG AGTGTCAGGGGGTGGCAGCACTGTTGCAGGAGCCTGCAGAAGCACCTCCCACCATAGAGAGAGGCCCCCCATTGCGGCCCCCCCCATGCTCTGATGAGCCGCCTCCAGAGAAGGAGAAAGGAGATGCAGAAAGGGAGAGGCCTGACAGTGAAACAGAGAGTGACGTGGATGACCC CTTCCTCCCAGGAGTTGTACCAGAGCAGCCCCTCTCTACATCGCCAGTAAAGAGACGTACTCAGTCCCTCAGTGCACTGCCCAAAGATGGAGACAAGAGCAGTCCAGGAAAG AGGGAGAAGGACCACATCCGGCGACCAATGAATGCATTTATGATTTTCAGTAAGCGCCATCGAGCATTGGTGCACCAGCGGCATCCAAACCAGGACAACAGGACAGTCAGCAAGATTCTTGGGGAGTGGTGGTATGCTCTGGGACccaaagagaaacagaagtaCCATGACTTGGCCTTCCAG GTAAAAGAAGCCCACTTCAAGGCCCACCCAGACTGGAAGTGGTGcaacaaagacaggaagaagTCCAGCTCTGAAGGTCGTGGGGTCCCGGGAGGCAAAGACATCAGAGAGAGGAGCATGTCTGAATCCACAG AACCTCATTCTGTGGAGCTGAAGGGTGTCGGTCCAGGTCTGGTGGGGGTGTCTGAAAGGAACGCTGGAGAGGGTCATGTAGGCCAGCTAACCCGTCCCAGAGCATTCTCTCAAAGTGCCATGCACAACCTGGAACGGAGTGACAGGGGTAATACACAAGCCCTGGCAGAACTGGCACAG atgtGTGGGGATGGTGGCAGTCAGTTTTCGAGCCATGCGCCTccactgtcacagtcacagcgTGGAGTCAGCGAGGACATGACCAGTGATGAGGAGCGCATGGTCATCTgtgaggaggagggagatgaTGATGTCATTG agGACCCTTATCCTAGCAGTTCGATAGACCTCAAGTGTAAGGAGCGGGTGACTGACAGCGACAGCGACAACGGGTCAGGCGATGAAAGTGACCGAAAG AGAGTTTTTGCTCCGGTCATCTGCTCCTCTGCATCATCCTCTTCCTCACACCATACTTCTCATGGGAGGAGTGTCTCATTATCCTCTTACCCCAGCAGCAAGCGTTACGATGAGGGGAGATCAGGAGGGGGAGGGTTTTTAGACCACAAGAGAAAGGAAAGAGGAGAGGGTAAGGACACATTTGGgggtgatggaggtggaagtgCTCAAGCCCCTTCTCTCTCGCTGTCTTCTGGCCAGTCTGCCATGTCCACTTCTTCTACTGAAGGACCTCGGTCTTCATCAGTAGGTTCGCTTGGTGCAAACCCACACCTGAACATTGGTGCTGTGAGAGTGGCCTCCACAGTGGTGACCAATGTAATGCGTCCCGTTATCAGCACACCACTCCCCATCGCGAGCAAACCCAGAGATGGAGGTACTTCATCCAGCCCACATCCGCCTGAGAGGAAGTCCCTGACTCCCCAGCAGCAGCCACAACTTCTGATTGGCTCAGGCTCAGCAAGTGGGACTGCAGCCACCGGGGGTGGGTACTACTCTTCATCTTCGCCTAATCCTGTGAGTGCAGGTGTGAGCCCGGGTGGGGTAGTGACTAATTTGGTGTTAGGAGGGACCTTGTCTGCCCAACCTGCAGTACAACTCATCACTCCATCCCCTCAGCCTCAGCATTCCCAGCAGCAAGCCCTCTCCTCTACAGCTGTTTCAGCCCCACATAGCCAAACCAACGGGCCCCTACCTCTGAATCTGCTTCAGCCCCAGTTCCTTCCTGCTTCCTCCCTAGCTCCACCTGGGGGTAAGGCCATCACACAAGTTCAGTACATTCTGCCCACCTTACCTGCCGCCACCAACCCCAAGAGCCCACCTCAGCAGCTCAGCCAGCCAACCAGTATCTTCAACCTGCCCGCAGCTCCACCAACACACGTGTCCTTGGCCAATGGAAAACAGCAGGGTACAAGTTCACTGACAGGATATACGTCCAGCCCAGCAGTGGGAGTGGTCAGCCCGGGAACTAGAG tgcaAACACAGTCTCCAGTGCTCCAGGGTAAAATGCTTGTTCCCATGGCAACAGTACGGACTGCGCCAGCCCCTGCCCAGCAGTTTCCTATTGTGGCTCCACCTCTTCCTGTCCAGAATGGTGCTCAGTCTGGAAACAAG ATTATCCAGATAGCTCCCATGCCTGTGGTCCAGTCTCAACTGCCTGCGGGTGGAGCAGTGCATCCTTCCAGCCCCTTCCCTGTAACAATGGGCACAGCTGCTGTGGTGGCACCAGGATCAGCCCCCTCCCAGGCTGTACTACTGCCACCAGCACCTACTAG GATTACCTATGTCCAGTCCACTCCAGGGGTCCCATCCACTCTGCCTCTGGTTTCCACAACAACAGGCTCTTCCTCCACCCAGCAAGCTCTGCCAGTGCCTGGATCTGCATATGTTCCATCGTCCCTAGCAACACTTGGGTTCACAGCTATTGCACCACCTGGACAGACACTTGTTCAGCCACTTATTACAG GTCAGCCACCGCTCCTAGCCACAGCTCAGTCTCCACAGCCCTCCACCACAGCCCCTGTTTCAGGCTCTGGGGGCCAGATAGTCACAGCCATCTACCCTCCTTCCCCCAgcgtcaccatggcaacaggggTGGTCTCCATGGCAGCAGTACCCCCCAGTGTGGTCTACTCGGTCTCGAGCGCTTCGACCGCTTCCCCTCACATCCTGCCTAAACACACAGCAACCCCCACCACCATCACGCACCTACATCCACAGCCCCATccagacagacagccagacagGCACCTGCCTCTGGACAGACCTGCAGACCGACACACTGACAGGCCGTCTGAGAGGCAGGCAGAACCGATGACACATTCGGACAGACAGCTTGAGAGACAGCCTCAAACCTCCAGCAGTAGCAGCTCAACGGCACCTCCCAGTGGCTCAGCCGTGTCCTTAAGGCCCTGCAGTCCTTCACTTCAGATCCAAACACCTG gcagTACATCCAAGCTAACCCAACCTCCAGTCAGGATCCCTCAGAAAGTGAAGGCAACAGTAGCAACCATTCCCGTGGGCAGCTATGAGGGAGGAAGCCgagggaaagaaagagagcgggacaaagacagagagcgagagagggagagagagcgggAAAaggagcgagagagggagacTGGGGCCAACAGTCATTTCTCTTTTGATCCTGATGTGACACGGCAGATAGGGTCTCCATCAACGCATCCCACTGAGGAGCCTGCATCTTCTGACAGACCCCTGGAGGCCTCCAGTGCTACAGACTCCTCTGACACAAGAAACTGGGAAAGCACAATTGCCACAGAG GCTGGGTGGAAGGAGTCCCACCCATCATCTCCTCTCCCCCCTCCATCAGCCACAGAACCCACCCTGCCCCCTCCACAGACCGACAAAGATATTCCGACACCCAAAAAGGTCAAAGCTCGCCCACCACCACTCAAGAAGACCTTTGACTCTGTGGACAA gactgGCAGGGTGCTGTCAGAGGTATATTTTGAGGAGCGCTTTGCCGAGCTGCCAGAGTTTCGGCCAGAGGAGGTTTTGCCTTCACCCACCCTGCAGAGTCTGGCCACCTCCCCCCGCGCCATTCTGGGCAGCTATCGCCGCAAGAGGAAGAACTCAACAG ACTTGGATTCAGCCACTGACGATCAAGTCTCTCCTAAGAGGAAGAGTCGGCGGcgctccagctgcagctctgagccCAACACGCCTAAAAGTGCTGCCAAGTGTGAGGGAGACATCTTCACCTTTGAGAGAGCAG CCACAGATGGAGAAGACATTCTGGCAGAACTGGAGTTTGATAAAGTGCCGTATTCCTCCCTGCGACGAACTCTAGACCAGAGGAGAGCACTTGTCATGCAGCTGTTCCAGGAGCAGGGTTTCTTTCCATCAG CTCAGGCCACTGCAGCCTTCCAGACGAGATACTCCGATATATTTCCTACCAAAGTGTGTCTGCAGCTGAAGATCAGGGAGGTGCGACAGAAGATCATGCAGACAGCTACTCCCTCAGACGCCCCTGGTTTAGGCGCCTCCGACTCCCTCCCTGGACCTTCTGGCTCCCAGGCAGGGGAAGGATCTgggagaggaggtggagacCTGCAGGATGAAGAAGTGGAACAAGGGACAGAAGCGAACCCAGAGGATCCTCGGGATTCACAGGACTCTTCCAGATGA